The region CAATTATGCATCCTATGACTAAATCACCATTCATCGCATTTAATACGAAACATATTTTTTACTTAACTGACATTTAGAGGTTTCCCTCAACTAACGCTTGAGGATTCCCTCAACTAACATAAGACTTATCTCATCGAAACCTAAAGATATATGCTATATTCGTCTCATATATGAAAGACTCACCTCATACATTAGGGACACACCTCGAGCTTTAGGGTATCTCCCTGGACATATTATAGGGACTCATCTAGATAGGGAGAAAAAACAAGACTAAATCACTTCATTCTTTCCAAGCCCTCATGCTTAAGGGACCATGTATTGATATATTTGTCAAGGGTCCACGAGGGGTAACTCGAGAGGAGAACGTTGCCATACATCACTTGTTTATTAGTTCGAGCGCGTATCATTTAGATATGACGCCCATTTCTCAGACTAACTGCCTTCTAAGAAAAACATAGAAGTGACGTGTACCAGTCCACAATTGTGTATGATAAGAGTCAAGGGGGAATAAACCATATTCTCCCGAATAATATGAGATTGCTTGCCCTATTCCCACACTCATGAGAGCAATTACTATTATTTGTCAATCTAAGATCCAAGCCCAGAGACCTATATAAATACCTCAACCTTGAAGTTGAGGAGAAATTCAATCTTATTATGCAAATACAAGATATACATAACTTCTTACCTCCCCACGTTAGCTACCTCTAAATCCTACAACAAACTCTAAAACTTGGAACAACCATTAATCATTAGGGATTGTCACGCATTATACTTTTAGTAAATACAACAATAGATAAATAAATAGACAATTATTACAAATAtacaaataaataataatattatataatCTTTTAGTAAATAATTTTAATTTACTATATATCATATATTATCGACATAAATAATTTTTgtattattaataaaaaaaacattaCTTCTTAAACTTTTATAATAATCACATATAAAGTGATATGCATGAAAAACTCTGATGTGTTGTTGTCTAAAAAAGTTCATTATATTAAATGACAAATATGCTATTTAATAAATACTCCACAATCttttatacttttttttttcttaaaCCATTTTAATTATCTCTTTCTTAAATtattttttaacaaaaaataTTAAAGAATATACAATGGTCCAAAAAATGTATTTGACCAAAAAGTATCATAAACTTTCCTGAAAAATCCATCATAAATATTTTTcaataaaataatattttatatatattGATAAAATTTGACCAAAAAGTATTTATTTTTATAGGATTTGACTAAAACTTATTTAGAATTTATGTAAAAAAAGAATGTATTTATGAAATAAAATATTTCATAAATCAGACGTGGCAATAAGCAAGATCATGATTGGTGGAAAAACCTCAATCCACGTGTGTCAGTTACTAAAAGCCAAAATCTTTTCCTTGTAACCGCGGGCTATACAAAATTACAAACAATAAAAAAAATCTGAATATGGCAGAACACTTTAAACCCTAACTCTTTAAATTCCCCAAAAATCATCCCAATTTCTTCATTGCCTTCTCTGATCTGCAACAAACGTTTCGCCATTTTTCTTTTGCTAAGAGGTGGTTTCATGAATAAATAATCAacaattgtttttttttttttgggttAAATTGACGATAAATTTGGGTTTATGAAATTGGCGTTGTTTTATTTCCAGGTTTAAGATGAAAAACACTGAGAGAATTGCGAATTTGGCATTAGCAGGTTAGTTTCTTTTGTTGTGTAAATTTTCTGTTGTTCATTATTTTTCTTCATTCTTTTGTTACTTGTATTTTTTTTTAGAATTAGGAGTAGATTTATGTGTGTTAATTGGTGGTGCCAATATATGCCTAATGTTGCTGAAGTGAAATTGGTTTTGTGGCATTTTAGAACAATGTAGTTGCTGTTTATATTCTCTAGTGACAGTGTAGCAATGGAACTTCTGATTAAATGTCTGTATGGACTCGGGCACGTGGTTATGTTAAATCACTTCTATTTTCTAAATTTATCATAGTGTCTATGTGTAACTGTCAGTGTCGTGGACGATGTCTGTGTCGGTGCTTCATAGCATGACACCATTTAGAATAAAGGCCGTCCTTGCGCCTTAATGTGCTAAGCTGTGGGCTTGAATTGAACCAATGGAAATTGATTGTTGTACAGCCTTATAGGGTTTCGGAAGCGTTTGGATAAACAATTCAATTACGATCTCATTAAGTTTTTGATATATAAGTTGTTTTTTAGAATCGAAGAGGAAATGTGGCTCAACTTCACCTGGATTAACTATACTAGAGAGCTTTGAAAAATACCTTGTTTGTCAGTATACGAGATTTCAGCAGTTcttattaatatttataaaaagGCTTATGCTATAGGATAAGATCAGCTCTTTTAAATACCCTCTTAATAGGGTCTAATGTTTAAATGGCTTTGCTGTTGTGTACATTTTGGTTTTCGATGACTGAAGTTAAAAACTAGGGATGTTTATAGCTTTCAAGTATTTTATTCTAATTTTATTGTAGCTTTGAGAAGTAAAGGGGGTGTTTTTTTTTGTTCCTAGATCTTTTGTATATTAACCGTTTGTACCTCCTCTTGCAGGTTTAACCTTAGCACCTCTTGTTGTGAAAATAGATCCAAATGTAAATGTTATCTTAACTGCTTGCATCACTGTGTTTGTGGGATGCTATCGTTCTGTCAAACCAACTCCACCTACTGTAAGCAGTATTTTTTATGCCCGATTTCCTTTGTTCTTTTCAATTCTCAAGAGTGATGATCTGACTTATGTGAGTTGCAATAATGCAGGAGACAATGTCTAATGAACATGCTATGCGTTTTCCCTTTGTTGGGAGCGCAATGTTGTTATCACTTTTCTTGCTCTTCAAGTTTCTATCTAAGGACTTGGTCAACACTGTCTTGACACTCTACTTCTTTGTACTGGGGATTGTTGCTTTGTCGTATGTTCTTTTCTCTGGCCCATTGTTTTTGTTTTGTTATTAAATGGACACTAGACAATACTCTATAAAGAAATTTTGTTTACTATATGACACCTTTGTTCACTCTCATCGGACAGGGCAACATTATTACCATCCATCAAACGATTTTTGCCGAAGCATTGGAATGAGGATCTCATTGTCTGGCGTTTTCCATATTTTAAATGTATGTCATGTGCTTGCCACCTTATTTGTGCGGACTCTTGCTGTGACTGAATAATGATGTTTCTCTAAACTGTGGTATCATAAGTTATATGATTCCTCGTATTTGATTGTCAATGATGACAGTATGTATGTCGCTTGTATTTCTGTTGATTTCTGCAAGTTTGAAATTGCTGATATGAAGTACCAATCAGATATTTGTTATAACTTTTTTGACTAAGTTTGCTATTAGCTAACAATGTTGATACTCTTATCTGACACGAGAGATCATATTAGTTAATATAGGATTCAGAGAATTTTGTCATATCCGAAATATACTCATCTTTTCTGGATGAGTTTCTGACTATATCAAGGGAAAATTTTACTTATTCCAATAGGAGCTTAGGAATATGGTTTTTCTTTTTGTAAAGGCACAGTAGTTTGTTGAGAGAAAAGATAATTATGCAATAGCATCACACTGCTAGATTTCTATTTCCTGGATATGTTGGCAAGATGTGGTCTTATGACATGAGAGTTTCCTTTGTTTCTTTTCTTTCCGTTACTGACCAAGCGCGTAAAGCTGGATTATCTTTGTTGTCAATAAGTTTTTTCTTTTGTATGTTTTTTTCATCACGGTACGATCATCTCGCTGTCTCAAAGCATGTATTTTTTTTACCTTTTTTTGCATTTGATCTAGTTGACGGTAACTTGCTTCTATCATGCAGAATGATATTTTTCATTACACCTTTCTTACACAGCTTTGGACGTTGAGTTTACTAAGTCACAGATCGTTGCTGCAATCCCTGGAACCTTTTTTTGTGGATGGTATGCTTTAAAGAAGCATTGGCTGGCAAATAATACATTGGGTCTTGCTTTCTGTATTCAGGTTTGGTGCTTAAGTTGTTACCTATCTATACTTGTTTTAACTCCACTTTACTGGTTTTAAAAGATGCTTTTTTAGTTGCGGTTGGCATTTTTTGGATACCATATGCTGAATGTTGTGCAAAACCTGAGCTATAAAATGTGCTAAAATAATAGTTTCCATATTCCCAAGTGAATGGACTTGGGTAACCTACAGAGGTCATGGCTGACAAACTCGCTAGTCGCGAGTAACTAGTTTAAGTTTCTAGGTAGAGGAAATGATTACGTTGCATACATAACCATTTCTGTATCAAACTTGGTCAAATTCAATTATGCTGGTCAAGCTCAGACAGACTGGCGAGATAGAAACCAAGTCGGTGGGTCTAGTTTCAAATCTTTCGATTGTTAAAAAAAACAAAATGCAGTGATGAATGTTGTTGCTTTCATCTTTTTAAGAACACACACTTCATGTTTGTGTCTTATTTTGCATGCCCTATATTTTATTCAATTTCTTTTTAAAAGAGCAATCCTTGCCTGTTGTGTTTATAAGTTTCGTAGTAAATAGCACAACTCGATCTTTTATGACTGTTTCTGCAAAATGAAAGTCACATTCAAATTGTATGCAGTTAAATGATCATAATGATTCAATGTTTAATATTTACAGGGAATTGAAATGCTTTCTCTTGGGTCTTTCAAGACTGGTGCTATTCTGTTGGTAAATATTTCTCTTCAATCATGGTTTATGGTGCTTAAACACCTTTTGCTTTAATTTTAATTACATATTCATTAGTATATTCCTTTGGCTGCAAATGGACCAAGTTTTCTCAATGGTCTCATTCACTTAATCATATTTCATACACATTTATTTTTGGATAACAGTTCCTCTGTTTTATCAGAGTTCACAATTTTATCTGGCCCTCCCAATCCATGTTTTTGTTTTGCAAATATAGTTAGTTCATGGTTGTAAATCAGATTACTGTTTATTTCTATTGCACTGCACTGTCCATATGATTTTTGAATCTTTCCATTTTTATGTTTTGTAGGTTGGACTCTTTTTTTACGACATTTTCTGGGTTTTCTTCACACCAGTAATGGTTAGCGTTGCAAAATCATTTGATGCTCCAATAAAGGTTAAGATCTCGGTTTATTGAAATGATATTTGTTTCTTTCATCTTGATATGAACTTTGAAATTATATGTTATTACTATTTGTTTGTATTATTGATTGTTTCAATCATTTTCCAGCTTTTGTTCCCCACATCTGATTCTGCAAGGCCATTTTCGATGCTTGGACTTGGTGATATTGTTATCCCTGGTAGGCTGAAACTTTTATAAACTTTCCATAATAACTTATAGATGTATATGATTGTAGGCTGAAACATTTATTAATTAAGAAATTGAAAATGTATATGATTTTAGTCAATTGATATATGATCAGTTTCCATGTATGCCATTGGTAAATAATAATATCCATTCAATAATTTGGTTGACACGTCTATTTATTTTGACAACAAATGTTTTCCCTTCAGGTATCTTTGTAGCACTGGCCTTGCGTTTTGATGTGTCTAGAGGAAAGCAACCCCAATATTTTAAGAGTGCATTTTTAGGATACACTTTTGGCTTGGTCCTCACAATAGTTGTGATGAACTGGTTTCAGGCTGCTCAGGTAACTGGATACGTAGTTTCATTCTTCTTCCTTTTCTTGTTATGCTTTTCACGGAAGGGGGTTGTAACATTATTGTTAACATTTTTTACTTTTCTTTTAAACCTTGTTTTCAGCCCGCCCTTTTATATATTGTACCTGCTGTTATTGGATTTTTGGCTGCTCATTGCATATGGAACGGTGAAGTCAAACAGGTTTGTATCACTTTCTaactttttcttttcttttttcattaATAATAGAAAAGATGCATAAATATTTGCGGTAGCGTTGTGCCGCCTCTATTTTCTTTAAGGTTTGTTATGTTCATTTCGAAAAGGTTTGACCTATACACTATTAGGTAAAATACACTTCTATCCATGAAAGAAAGTTGTACATTCTTATATCCATAATTTTAGTCGCAAACAAACTTTGAATGATCCCTTACAAATGTTTTATGTCATTGCTAACTTGCTTCTATGCTTTTATATTGATTTTAAGACTTTGAAACATAAAATGAAGTTTTATAGACTCATCATGGGTTTAGAGATAGTCcattttatatataattttcaATATATATATGGTTAGCTAGAGTGTAATAACTTTGTTTCTTTGTTTCAATTCAGTTATTGGAGTTCGATGAGTCCAAATCCAAATCATCTGAAGAAGAGAGTGATGCCAAATCTAGCAAAAAGGATGAATAAAAGCACTT is a window of Lathyrus oleraceus cultivar Zhongwan6 chromosome 6, CAAS_Psat_ZW6_1.0, whole genome shotgun sequence DNA encoding:
- the LOC127091720 gene encoding signal peptide peptidase; amino-acid sequence: MKNTERIANLALAGLTLAPLVVKIDPNVNVILTACITVFVGCYRSVKPTPPTETMSNEHAMRFPFVGSAMLLSLFLLFKFLSKDLVNTVLTLYFFVLGIVALSATLLPSIKRFLPKHWNEDLIVWRFPYFKSLDVEFTKSQIVAAIPGTFFCGWYALKKHWLANNTLGLAFCIQGIEMLSLGSFKTGAILLVGLFFYDIFWVFFTPVMVSVAKSFDAPIKLLFPTSDSARPFSMLGLGDIVIPGIFVALALRFDVSRGKQPQYFKSAFLGYTFGLVLTIVVMNWFQAAQPALLYIVPAVIGFLAAHCIWNGEVKQLLEFDESKSKSSEEESDAKSSKKDE